The Methanocalculus natronophilus genome includes a window with the following:
- a CDS encoding NUDIX hydrolase yields the protein MIQSPTGSSTEMTIIYQGKRLSVELRNVSLPNGKTREAIIVHPGGAVAMLPCDGDDCYLIRQYRPAVGDYIYEAPAGTMEPGETPVETAYRELIEETRLRSGNFISRGVILTSPGYTDEVLHLFEARDLEPADEYQPDEDEVIDVVRIRRSVAEEMARDGRIADAKTIALLFRCQEL from the coding sequence ATGATCCAATCACCTACCGGGAGCAGTACTGAAATGACGATCATCTACCAGGGAAAGCGTCTCTCTGTTGAACTGCGGAACGTTTCCCTTCCAAACGGGAAGACCAGGGAGGCGATCATCGTCCATCCCGGCGGGGCAGTCGCCATGCTCCCCTGTGATGGCGACGACTGCTACCTGATCAGGCAGTACAGGCCGGCAGTCGGGGACTATATCTATGAGGCGCCTGCCGGTACCATGGAGCCGGGGGAGACTCCGGTTGAGACTGCATACCGGGAGCTGATCGAGGAGACCCGCCTCAGATCAGGCAATTTTATATCCCGGGGTGTTATTCTGACCTCGCCTGGGTACACCGACGAGGTGCTCCATCTTTTTGAAGCCCGTGATCTTGAGCCGGCAGATGAGTACCAGCCCGATGAGGATGAGGTGATTGATGTCGTCAGGATCAGACGATCCGTTGCCGAAGAGATGGCCCGGGATGGCCGGATCGCTGATGCAAAGACGATCGCCCTCCTCTTCAGATGCCAGGAATTATGA
- the queC gene encoding 7-cyano-7-deazaguanine synthase QueC, with protein MKAVCLLSGGMDSATLAYYAKNMGYDLLPLHITYGQRTETRELRSARRIADLLGTEPPVVISLDYFRIFGASSLTDPGMAVETHEESSGTHPNTYVPFRNANLLAIATSFCEARGGDAVFIGVQAGDYAGYPDCRLEFIEAFQRVIDLGTMADTPIRIMAPFAGMNKTEILKEGLSLGVPYAETWSCYQDNDPACGICSSCHYRLLAFRAVGIDDPITYREQY; from the coding sequence ATGAAAGCAGTGTGTCTCCTCTCCGGGGGAATGGACTCGGCAACGCTTGCATACTATGCAAAGAATATGGGCTACGATCTCCTCCCTCTCCATATCACCTACGGCCAGCGGACAGAAACAAGAGAACTCCGCTCAGCCCGCCGGATAGCAGATCTCCTCGGAACAGAACCGCCGGTTGTCATATCCCTTGACTACTTCAGGATCTTTGGAGCAAGCAGCCTGACCGATCCCGGTATGGCAGTTGAAACCCATGAGGAATCGTCCGGGACTCATCCAAATACCTATGTGCCATTCAGGAACGCGAACCTGCTTGCTATTGCAACGAGTTTCTGTGAAGCCCGCGGTGGTGATGCAGTCTTCATCGGGGTGCAGGCAGGTGATTATGCAGGGTATCCTGACTGCCGTCTGGAGTTCATCGAGGCGTTCCAGCGGGTCATCGATCTGGGGACAATGGCAGATACGCCAATCCGGATCATGGCGCCGTTTGCCGGGATGAATAAAACAGAGATACTGAAGGAGGGCCTCTCGCTTGGTGTTCCCTATGCCGAGACCTGGTCCTGCTACCAGGACAACGATCCCGCATGCGGCATCTGTTCATCCTGCCACTACCGGCTTTTGGCATTTCGGGCTGTTGGAATAGATGATCCAATCACCTACCGGGAGCAGTACTGA
- a CDS encoding 7-carboxy-7-deazaguanine synthase QueE: MRVAEIFSSFQGEGRNQGLRCTFLRLAGCNLNCRWCDTPAARDPGAGSELTGDEILQTIREIGNSYLCITGGEPLLQAEELLPLLEEFSRLGYMTDIETNGTIPVDSVTPFASITLDVKCPSSGETSDTSLLAGLRAEDSVKFVVQNLADLEYAHDIIRSHPTEAEIFISPVAGSDYQAIAEELLSWDHRIRLQLQLHKQIGVR, encoded by the coding sequence ATGAGGGTTGCGGAGATCTTTTCAAGTTTTCAGGGTGAAGGCAGGAACCAGGGTCTCCGCTGCACGTTTCTCCGTCTGGCGGGTTGTAATCTGAACTGCCGGTGGTGCGACACGCCTGCGGCGCGTGATCCGGGTGCAGGATCAGAACTCACCGGAGACGAGATCCTGCAGACGATCCGGGAGATTGGCAATAGCTATCTCTGTATTACCGGAGGAGAACCGCTTCTCCAGGCAGAAGAACTCCTCCCTCTCCTTGAAGAGTTCAGCCGTCTGGGATATATGACTGATATTGAGACAAATGGTACGATACCAGTTGATTCGGTCACTCCGTTTGCATCCATCACCCTGGATGTCAAATGCCCGTCATCTGGTGAGACGAGCGATACCAGTCTCCTTGCAGGGCTGCGCGCAGAAGACTCGGTCAAGTTCGTTGTCCAGAACCTGGCTGATCTTGAGTATGCCCATGACATCATCAGGTCCCACCCGACAGAGGCGGAGATCTTTATCTCTCCGGTTGCAGGATCTGATTACCAGGCGATAGCAGAAGAACTTCTGAGCTGGGATCACCGGATCCGGCTTCAGCTCCAGCTTCACAAACAGATTGGTGTACGATGA
- a CDS encoding 6-carboxytetrahydropterin synthase, producing MSLRIYKEVFFDASHRLLHYDGKCARLHGHRWRTEVWLEGAVDEKTQILLDYNCIKNLVEVYDHQVILNCDDPMVACLSEYQDVVTTAGDPTSELLAVDIADRIDSSCRSMGLDCRVVRVRVWESAGCFAEVER from the coding sequence ATGTCTCTGCGCATCTACAAAGAGGTCTTCTTCGATGCAAGTCATCGCCTCCTTCACTATGATGGAAAATGTGCCCGTCTTCACGGCCACCGGTGGCGGACGGAAGTCTGGCTTGAAGGGGCAGTAGACGAGAAGACGCAGATCCTCCTTGATTACAACTGTATCAAAAATCTTGTTGAGGTCTATGACCACCAGGTGATCCTAAACTGCGATGATCCGATGGTTGCATGCCTCTCTGAGTACCAGGATGTCGTCACAACAGCTGGGGATCCAACCAGCGAGCTCCTGGCTGTTGACATCGCAGATCGAATCGACTCTTCCTGCCGCAGCATGGGTCTTGACTGCCGTGTCGTCAGGGTGCGGGTATGGGAGTCTGCCGGATGTTTTGCCGAGGTTGAGCGGTAA
- a CDS encoding 30S ribosomal protein S12, which yields MGQGKFAARKLQRDSKKFRWSDSRYARRALELKLKADPLKGSPQGRGIVLEKVGVEAKQPNSAIRKCVRVQLIKNGRQVTAFAVGDGAINFIDEHDEVTIEGIGGRMGRSMGDIPGVRFVVTAVNNVSLHELVLGRKEKARR from the coding sequence ATGGGACAGGGAAAATTTGCAGCGAGAAAACTCCAGCGCGACTCAAAGAAGTTCCGCTGGAGTGATTCGAGATATGCACGCCGTGCACTTGAGCTGAAGCTGAAGGCAGATCCGCTGAAAGGATCGCCTCAGGGCCGTGGAATCGTCCTTGAAAAGGTCGGTGTCGAGGCAAAACAGCCAAACTCGGCGATCAGGAAATGCGTACGAGTACAGTTGATCAAAAACGGCCGTCAGGTAACCGCATTCGCAGTGGGCGACGGTGCGATCAACTTCATCGATGAACACGACGAAGTGACGATTGAGGGAATCGGCGGACGTATGGGGCGTTCAATGGGAGATATCCCAGGTGTTCGTTTCGTGGTAACCGCAGTAAACAATGTTTCACTCCACGAACTCGTCCTTGGACGGAAGGAGAAGGCGCGCAGGTGA
- a CDS encoding 30S ribosomal protein S7 — MTEEEQTTQKAILLFNKWDPSEVVIKDPGLERYVTIQSMAVPHSCGRLTQQQFTKSGMAIVERLINRLMQVEHNTGKKQLCTRIVMDSFDIIHAKTKQNPIQVLIDAIGNTGPREETVRLKYGGINVPKSVDTAPIRRVNTALKYIATGVWRGSHKTKRSVSQVLADELIAASKGDSKCFSVGKKEEVERIAKSAR, encoded by the coding sequence ATGACAGAAGAAGAGCAGACCACGCAGAAGGCAATCCTTCTCTTCAACAAATGGGATCCTTCAGAAGTTGTAATCAAGGATCCGGGGCTTGAGCGGTATGTCACCATACAGTCAATGGCTGTTCCGCACAGCTGCGGCCGTCTCACCCAGCAGCAGTTCACCAAATCGGGAATGGCAATCGTTGAGCGGTTGATCAACCGCCTGATGCAGGTTGAGCACAATACCGGGAAAAAGCAGCTCTGCACGCGGATCGTGATGGACTCATTCGATATCATCCATGCAAAAACCAAGCAGAACCCGATCCAGGTGCTCATTGATGCAATTGGAAATACAGGGCCTCGTGAAGAGACGGTCAGGCTGAAATATGGTGGTATCAATGTTCCAAAATCGGTGGATACCGCACCGATCCGCAGGGTCAATACCGCACTGAAATATATCGCAACCGGCGTCTGGCGGGGATCCCACAAGACAAAGAGATCGGTTTCCCAGGTTCTTGCCGATGAGCTGATCGCTGCATCCAAAGGCGACTCAAAGTGCTTCTCCGTCGGTAAAAAGGAAGAAGTCGAGCGGATTGCAAAATCCGCCCGCTAA